The following are from one region of the Phycisphaerae bacterium genome:
- a CDS encoding type II secretion system protein, with protein MEKNIRLSYVEVMVVAIVLGIAGKMISPQFTEASNEEAKISGLVDGLEAMRIQIDLYRVQHEDILPPADSYKSFETAMTTTVGEHGPYVERIPTNPFNGLKTIRFDGEPAGAGEAGWRLDTKTGMFQADNDAACAAL; from the coding sequence ATGGAAAAGAATATTCGCTTGTCGTATGTCGAAGTAATGGTCGTGGCAATTGTGTTGGGCATAGCCGGGAAGATGATTAGTCCGCAGTTTACGGAAGCGAGTAACGAAGAAGCAAAGATTTCCGGGTTGGTTGACGGGCTTGAAGCAATGCGTATTCAGATAGATTTATACCGAGTTCAGCACGAAGATATTCTTCCTCCTGCGGATTCATACAAAAGTTTTGAAACAGCTATGACAACAACAGTCGGCGAGCACGGTCCGTATGTTGAGCGGATACCAACGAATCCATTTAACGGTCTTAAAACAATCCGTTTTGATGGAGAGCCGGCCGGGGCCGGGGAGGCAGGATGGCGGCTTGATACGAAGACGGGCATGTTTCAGGCCGACAATGATGCTGCATGTGCGGCTCTGTAA
- a CDS encoding PilN domain-containing protein, giving the protein MKEIDFLPTWYKNGRQRRISYRTQYAGLGGIFVAILVWNFVATHSLSRAEAELAQAEIESASVKSAGQEFAEIKSETAQLQEKARTIEAIDSRINVANVLAEISFLVDKKIVLSKVEFIAEKFGNRWEEKTSSRSAVRAASGNIGSKESSLPGDVRFKVLINGVASDGGGVATLICNLEDSPYFSQVTPLFTRNKEMKTTAGAGGEKFQVSEFEISCNLANYRQEEFYSAAADELTEEAQKEKAAGL; this is encoded by the coding sequence ATGAAAGAAATTGATTTTCTCCCAACATGGTATAAAAACGGCAGACAGCGGCGGATTAGCTACCGCACACAATATGCCGGCTTAGGCGGTATATTTGTAGCGATATTGGTGTGGAATTTTGTTGCGACGCATTCGCTTTCAAGGGCCGAAGCGGAGCTTGCCCAGGCGGAGATTGAGTCGGCGAGCGTGAAAAGTGCGGGACAAGAATTCGCCGAGATTAAAAGCGAAACGGCCCAATTACAGGAAAAAGCGAGAACTATAGAAGCAATTGATTCGAGAATTAACGTTGCAAATGTTTTAGCTGAGATAAGCTTTTTGGTTGATAAAAAGATAGTGTTGAGCAAAGTCGAATTCATTGCCGAGAAGTTCGGAAACAGGTGGGAAGAGAAAACAAGCAGCCGTTCTGCGGTTAGAGCGGCCAGTGGTAATATTGGCAGTAAAGAGTCGTCACTGCCCGGCGACGTTAGATTTAAGGTGTTGATAAATGGTGTTGCGTCAGATGGAGGCGGAGTAGCGACATTGATATGCAATCTGGAAGACTCGCCTTATTTTTCTCAGGTTACACCATTGTTTACTCGCAACAAAGAGATGAAAACAACAGCCGGTGCCGGTGGAGAGAAATTTCAGGTGAGTGAATTTGAAATAAGCTGCAATCTGGCGAATTACAGGCAAGAGGAATTTTATTCTGCAGCAGCGGATGAACTTACAGAAGAAGCACAAAAGGAGAAGGCGGCAGGTCTGTGA
- a CDS encoding prepilin-type N-terminal cleavage/methylation domain-containing protein: protein MKKRSWRNRKGFSLAEAAIATLVLGIAAAGILLPFTSGLAVRAEGEHRTLGAKLAGDLMEEIISDHLNDVNIVDNYNYAEEQGHVEDASRTEFTDLNYAKFSREVTCADVWVPQEDETEEAKFILATVQVNYDGKEIAIIKRLISK from the coding sequence ATGAAAAAACGAAGCTGGAGAAATCGAAAGGGATTTTCATTGGCTGAGGCGGCAATAGCCACTTTGGTGCTGGGTATTGCCGCGGCGGGAATACTGCTTCCATTTACCAGCGGATTGGCGGTTCGGGCTGAAGGTGAGCATCGGACGCTGGGGGCGAAACTGGCAGGCGATTTGATGGAGGAAATAATTTCCGACCACTTAAACGATGTTAATATTGTAGATAATTACAATTACGCCGAGGAACAAGGCCACGTAGAGGATGCGAGCAGGACAGAGTTTACCGATTTGAATTATGCCAAATTCAGCAGGGAAGTAACCTGTGCGGATGTGTGGGTGCCGCAAGAAGACGAGACTGAGGAAGCGAAATTTATTCTCGCGACGGTACAGGTAAATTATGACGGGAAGGAAATCGCAATTATAAAACGGCTTATAAGCAAGTAA
- the tsaE gene encoding tRNA (adenosine(37)-N6)-threonylcarbamoyltransferase complex ATPase subunit type 1 TsaE: MTIDVITNSPEETIELGRKVGSQLKGGEVIALCGALGSGKTHLIKGIASGAGAAESKKVTSPTFVIINEYKGRLDIYHIDAYRLESISEFEMLGFDDYCQPGSAVLIEWADKIESALKNIDYIRVELSHAGKSKREIHIENMPDYISC, from the coding sequence ATGACTATCGATGTAATAACGAATTCGCCGGAGGAGACGATAGAGCTTGGCAGAAAGGTCGGCTCGCAGTTAAAAGGGGGAGAGGTTATAGCTTTGTGCGGGGCGCTGGGCAGCGGCAAGACACATCTTATCAAAGGGATTGCGTCCGGCGCGGGGGCGGCGGAAAGTAAAAAAGTTACCAGCCCGACGTTTGTTATAATCAATGAATATAAGGGCCGGCTGGATATCTATCATATAGACGCTTACCGGCTGGAATCTATTTCTGAATTCGAGATGCTGGGTTTCGATGATTACTGCCAGCCGGGGTCGGCAGTTCTGATTGAATGGGCTGATAAAATCGAATCTGCGCTGAAGAACATAGATTACATTCGGGTCGAGCTTTCTCACGCGGGGAAGAGCAAGAGAGAAATACACATCGAAAATATGCCTGATTATATCAGTTGTTAG
- a CDS encoding type II secretion system protein has product MKAKSGFTLVEILIVVVILGILAAIVIPQFTDASEDAKESALLSNLQTMRGQIELYKAQHNGALPGAGTAAVAAALTGRTDVDGAADAAGAYGPYMQKIPANPFNELNTIDEDGTAGDDSHGWNLVTTGANIGLFQADDSDDPNHVNL; this is encoded by the coding sequence ATGAAAGCGAAAAGCGGTTTTACATTAGTGGAAATTCTGATTGTTGTAGTCATTCTTGGTATTCTTGCGGCCATTGTGATTCCTCAGTTTACGGACGCGAGCGAGGACGCTAAAGAGAGTGCATTGCTCAGCAACCTTCAAACGATGCGCGGACAAATCGAGCTGTATAAGGCTCAGCACAATGGCGCCCTGCCTGGCGCAGGTACCGCCGCCGTTGCAGCTGCTTTAACCGGTCGAACTGATGTCGATGGCGCTGCTGATGCGGCCGGCGCCTATGGGCCTTATATGCAGAAGATTCCTGCTAATCCTTTCAATGAATTGAACACTATTGATGAGGATGGAACGGCAGGAGATGACAGCCACGGCTGGAACCTTGTTACTACCGGTGCCAATATAGGGCTTTTCCAGGCTGATGATAGCGATGACCCGAACCATGTTAATCTGTAA
- the pilM gene encoding pilus assembly protein PilM: MVSWKLKTRSLQPIGLDIGHNSIKMIQLVMSGEHISILAADKVHIRGMNGDEKARRSFIISAIKKMLAEGKFHGRNVVSCLPSEKLKITSLRLAETETDEIEQALKKEAGQRFGMDPEKDIINYLVAGNVQCGDEIKNELILFAASDETIRSHIAMLEEVRLRPVAIDTVPCALFRSFERSRRREEDKEQTVVFVDVGSRFTTVVFGRGGEISFTKQIPIGGEKFNSEISSKLGVSIDEAEILRGKLQMESMLRADAGLGVSQLSPPVGDNSDSIPQAEENWGGHSAEQLGRSEQSAVEVLSRSALDTSTQQVMADAIGAAAEELAKEISLCLRYYTVTFRGKHVERAVFSGGEAYERILLNVLRRHLTAKIEIAQPLKGLDILDGTKVNFDSNRRNLLCEWAVAVGLSLKGWEGQRKL; the protein is encoded by the coding sequence ATGGTAAGCTGGAAACTAAAAACGCGAAGTCTGCAGCCGATAGGATTGGACATAGGTCACAATTCTATCAAGATGATTCAGCTGGTGATGAGCGGGGAACATATAAGTATCCTTGCAGCGGATAAGGTCCATATTAGGGGTATGAACGGTGATGAAAAAGCAAGAAGGAGCTTTATTATTTCTGCGATAAAGAAAATGCTGGCGGAGGGTAAGTTTCACGGACGGAACGTTGTCTCTTGTCTTCCAAGTGAGAAATTAAAAATAACGAGTCTGCGATTGGCCGAGACGGAAACGGACGAGATTGAGCAGGCATTGAAAAAAGAAGCCGGTCAGCGTTTCGGGATGGACCCGGAGAAGGACATAATTAACTATTTGGTTGCCGGGAATGTTCAGTGCGGCGATGAGATTAAGAATGAGCTGATATTGTTTGCCGCATCCGATGAAACAATAAGAAGCCATATTGCGATGCTCGAAGAGGTGCGGCTTAGACCTGTTGCCATAGATACGGTTCCATGTGCGTTGTTCAGAAGTTTTGAGAGGTCGCGCCGGCGCGAGGAGGACAAAGAGCAGACGGTTGTTTTTGTGGATGTCGGCAGCCGGTTCACGACGGTGGTGTTCGGACGCGGAGGAGAAATTAGTTTTACCAAGCAGATACCGATTGGCGGGGAAAAATTTAACAGCGAAATCTCATCGAAATTAGGTGTCAGCATCGACGAAGCCGAGATACTTCGAGGAAAGCTGCAGATGGAAAGTATGCTAAGGGCGGACGCAGGTCTTGGTGTGTCGCAGTTAAGCCCGCCGGTGGGAGACAACTCTGATTCGATTCCGCAAGCGGAAGAGAATTGGGGCGGTCATTCGGCTGAGCAGTTAGGTCGTTCTGAGCAGTCCGCCGTCGAAGTACTCAGTCGAAGCGCTCTTGATACATCGACGCAGCAGGTAATGGCTGATGCAATCGGGGCAGCCGCCGAGGAACTGGCAAAAGAGATATCGCTGTGTCTAAGATATTATACGGTGACATTCAGGGGCAAGCATGTTGAGCGGGCGGTTTTTTCCGGTGGAGAAGCGTACGAAAGAATTTTGCTGAATGTTTTGAGACGGCACCTGACCGCAAAGATTGAGATTGCACAGCCGTTGAAAGGCTTAGATATCTTAGATGGTACGAAAGTGAATTTTGACAGTAACAGACGAAATTTACTTTGTGAGTGGGCAGTAGCAGTTGGGCTCAGTCTTAAGGGCTGGGAAGGCCAGCGGAAATTATGA
- a CDS encoding GspH/FimT family protein: MHLKEDEKRTDVKGDIVRKDKEKKTANLRHRLRRIRHPGGGFTLVEILLVVMIIAIAAMIAVPMIGSMDSVQIRSAANVIAADLEYTKSMAISRQENYSVFFSPGGGYYEIRDADGIILTHPVTKKPYRMTFSSDSRLENVVIDGADFDSSDTITFDYLGSPYSGSGAALNSGTISIAAGDFSMTIRVEPVTGFISIE; the protein is encoded by the coding sequence ATGCATCTTAAAGAGGACGAAAAAAGAACTGATGTAAAGGGTGATATAGTGCGCAAAGACAAAGAAAAAAAGACAGCTAATTTGCGACACCGGCTTCGGAGGATTCGCCATCCGGGCGGCGGTTTTACTTTGGTGGAGATTTTGCTTGTGGTGATGATAATCGCAATAGCAGCGATGATTGCTGTGCCAATGATAGGCTCTATGGACAGTGTGCAGATTCGGTCTGCGGCGAATGTGATTGCTGCGGACCTGGAATATACCAAAAGTATGGCAATCAGCAGGCAGGAGAATTATTCGGTGTTTTTTAGTCCGGGCGGCGGCTATTACGAAATCCGCGACGCGGACGGAATAATACTTACGCACCCTGTCACGAAGAAACCTTACAGAATGACCTTCAGCAGTGATTCGAGACTGGAAAATGTTGTTATCGACGGTGCTGATTTTGATTCGAGTGATACGATTACGTTCGATTATCTTGGCAGTCCTTACAGCGGAAGCGGGGCAGCGTTAAACAGCGGGACAATCAGCATCGCGGCAGGGGACTTTAGTATGACCATAAGGGTAGAACCCGTTACAGGTTTTATCTCGATTGAGTGA
- a CDS encoding type II secretion system protein codes for MRAKRNENGFTFVELLMALMVVSIVLAATATLAYTLGAVNETTNDMAEKQAQVRFASVRISELIRHCKLICGDTATSITIWKSDDNSDNVIDSSEQTYIEAVDGKLQLRDPGADPVVLIAQCSNVQFQFDEPSLLVMKRKFVSISFDIVEDIATRRYQINAALRGWAGNLLNTAGDAVASDDD; via the coding sequence ATGCGAGCAAAGAGAAACGAAAATGGTTTTACGTTTGTTGAGCTGCTGATGGCATTGATGGTTGTCAGTATAGTTCTTGCTGCTACGGCCACTTTAGCTTACACCCTCGGGGCAGTGAATGAAACTACAAACGATATGGCGGAGAAACAAGCACAGGTGCGTTTCGCAAGCGTCAGGATTTCGGAGTTGATTCGCCACTGCAAACTTATATGCGGCGATACAGCTACTTCCATTACTATCTGGAAGTCGGACGATAACAGCGATAACGTAATCGATAGCAGTGAACAAACTTATATAGAAGCTGTGGACGGCAAACTGCAGCTTCGCGATCCCGGCGCCGACCCTGTGGTGCTGATTGCCCAGTGCAGTAATGTGCAATTTCAATTTGATGAGCCGTCGTTGCTGGTGATGAAAAGAAAATTTGTAAGTATTTCATTCGATATTGTTGAAGACATCGCTACCCGCCGGTACCAGATAAACGCTGCTCTGCGCGGCTGGGCAGGAAATCTGCTGAACACTGCGGGCGATGCTGTTGCAAGTGATGACGATTAG